In Rosa rugosa chromosome 4, drRosRugo1.1, whole genome shotgun sequence, the genomic stretch TGTTTAGCTACAATCTCCACCCCCAATGAAGCAGCAAGAGAATGTTGCAAATCAAGATGCACTTTTTTGCTGAAGACAATATTACTTTTACTAAAATTAACCAGCTGACCTGAAACCAATTCATAATCTTTCAGGACAGATTTGATATGCATACATTCCTCCTCAGAAGCCACACCAAATAGTAAACTATCGTAGGCAAACAATAAATGATGAATGACAGGAGCACCCTCACAAACTCTGACACCTTGCAACAGACCTTGGGAAGCTTTCTTATCAAGCAAAGCAGAAAAGAATTCTGCACATAATAGAAACAGGTACGGAGACAAAGGGTCGCCCTGTCGTAGCCCTCTAGTAGGAGTGAGATAACCTTTAGGTTGCCCATTAATCAGAAAAGAGTACCTGACTGTGCTTACACATTGCATAATAATTCGGACCCATGATTCAGCAAAACCGAACCTAAGCAAAACAGCTTCAAGAAACTTCCACTCCATTCTGTCGTAAGCTTTGCTCATGTCTAACTTCAGTGACATAACCCCCTCAGACGACATACAAGTATGAATATAATGTGAAACTTTATTAGCTATCAAAGTATTATCAGTGATTAATCTCCCAGGAATAAATGCACTTTGAAAAGGAGAAATCAGATGAGAAAGAATCTTCTTCAACCTATTCGCCACCACTTTAGAACAAATCTTATAAAGAACATTGCATAGCGCAATTGGTCTCAAGTCAGACACCTGGACAGGGTTGTGCACTTTCAGAATCAAGCATATGTAAGTATAATTAACAGCACCGCGCGAGTAGAATTCCAAAATGCAGAAAATTTTGAACTGCAGCAACAACATCAGTTTCTATGTTATCCCAATAATGCTGAAAAAATAGAGGAGGCATACCATCCGGCCCTGGGGATTTAGTAGGGTACATTTGAAATAGTGCTTCTCTGATTTCCATGGCAGAATACTCCGCACACAAATCATCATTCATCCTAGCTGTGACCCTTGGTTCAATTAGGTTGACCACAGACCTCATGTGAACATGGTCCACCTCAGTAGCCTAAAACATTTGTGAAAAATAGGATAGGATAACACCCTCCATACCTTCATCCGTACCCTGCCAAATCCCAGAATCGTCAAACAAACCTTGCAATATGTTTTTCACCCTCCGATTAGAAGCCTTGCGATGAAAATATTTAGAGTTACGGTCTCCATCCTTAAGCCAAGTAACCTTGGCCCTCTGCTTCCAGTAAGCATGTTCATCATTCAGTAGACCATCCAACTTGAAAGACAACTCCATACTCTCTCTTTGATTACCCTCTGTTAAAGGGAGCGTGAGTAATGTCTGTAATCTCCCACGCAAAGCCTCAATCTCCCTTCCCCTATTACCATAGTTTGCACGCTGCCAATCATTGAGAGAATATCTTGTATTTCTAATTTTCTGCACAGCTTGGAACATTGGGAAGCCCTCAGACCTGCACTCCCATCCAGCCCTTACTGCCCCCATGCTGCCTTCATTTTGAGTCCAGTGACTCTCAAAACGAAATAGTCTTCTGCGCCTAGCAACTGCTTGCATTGGACGCTGCCAAACCCCAAGCAGAATTGGTATGTGATCTCCATGTATAGGAGACAAGTGATCAACCCTGGCTGCCGGAAAGATGTCCAACCATGATGTCATCGCCACACCTCTATCTAATGGGCAACGCATCCCCGGAACTTTCCAGGTAAATGGTGCTCCAAAGAAACCCAAGTCGACCAATTCCGAGTGGGTAAGTGCATCCCTGAAGAGCTGCATCTGTCCTTCACGCCTCACATCACCACCCTCCTTCTCCTGAGCGTGTAAAAGCTCGTTGAAATCCCCAACGACCACCCAAGGCAGCTGAGATTCCTCACTCAGATCACGCAGTAATGACCATGTACAATGGCGTTGAGCAGTCATAGGGTGACCATAAAAACACGTCAGTCTCCAACGTAAACCGGACCCATCAGTCTCCGTTATCTCCAGATCAATGTGGTGCCTCGATTTCGATCGGAACCTCACGTCCAATCCATCCACCCAGAATATAGCCAGTCCACCAAACTGCCCGGCTGAGAATACTGCTTCACAGTTCAACATTCCCAACTCCAGACGAAGATTATTCATGTAATCCCAATCCCTTACCTACGTTTCACTGAGGAAAACAAACGCCGGCTTCTTCTGATGAATCAGACGACGTAGAGCTTGCACTGCGGAATCATTATTAATCCCACGACAATTCCACGCTAATACCTCCATGGAAGCAACGCAGAAGATTcaagaaaaccctaaccctagaaagCTCACGACAGAACCCTAGGAGAGAGAGTTTTCAACTGTTTAACTCTGACAGCAGAACGCCGTAGAGATAGCACGACGACCACCGGTGTCGGAGCCGCGAATAACGACGAGCAGAGGCCCGAATTAGGGTTTCAGGTTTTTTCTTACCCAAATCTGTTGATTAGGTTGATTACAAAGAGGATTGTCCTGAACATAGTATCCATTCCATTCGAGACAAATAGGATGCGCTAGATTTTGAAATGAATTTACTTATAAATCAATAGATTGAGGCCTATCTTTCTGTCCTTCATTAATATTCTATatcctttttttcttctgcagaCCATAATTATAACTGTAAAGAACAAAATCTCAATAAAATTAAGCAGGAAATTTTCTACAGCCTTTCAACTCATTCTTAGACTTATTTTCAAAAGGGAAAAAGTCACAAACAGTACGTCAATTTAAAGTCATTCTACACTTTGAAACCTCATCttctaaatatatcactttggtacctcaacTTATTATTTATGCATACGATTTATACACCCtgttaataacaccgttaactcaAGTGTTATGTAGCCTTTTGCTATGGGTATTTTCGTCAATTTATGCTTTCCCATCAAAAATTTCATGGGAGAGGATCTaaaattcctttctttttgctGAAAATAAATCTGTCACCAAGGAAAATATTATATTTGGGTTTATGGAAGATCAATTTAAGTTATTGTACTGGAAATTTTGACTTATTGTTATGATCCCAGGAAACATAATAATAAAAATGAGAATAGATGAGAGATTTATCGTTTTCAGCCTGCTAATTCACAGATAGAGAGTGATCTGGATAAGATCAGATTGTCTGCTAGCTTTATTAATTGTTGATTCTATATCATCTTATTTTAGCTCTTCAAATGTAATTTATTGGGTAGATACTAGTTTTCTTTCAAGTTTAGGGTTTGAGTCTTTCCCCTTTTAACTGAAGAACTCTTCAGACAAAGAAGGAAAAATGCTTGTTCAATTCATTATGCATAATCAATTTCAATACCAATCATAGCAGCTAGTCTCTAGTAGAGTTGTAGAAATTGCTTGAAACCTTTAGTATTTATGGTTGTTGTAGTTATTTGCTTACTCTTTAAATATAGATCCATGGTTATTTGGTTTCATCGGCAATGAAGAAAGATGTagcaagtgtttttttttttttttataataaaaataaatatgaattaACGGAGTGAGTTTTTGTTAAATGACAAATACCATGAGATTTTTGGTGGGAAAATATAAATTGACGAAAATACCCATAACAGAAAGCTACATAACACTtgagttaacggtgttattaatAGCGTGTATGAATCTTATGCATAAATAATAAgttgaggtaccaaagtgataaaTTTAGAAGATGAGGTACCAAAATGTAGAATGACTTTAAGTTGGGGTACTGTTTGTGacattttcctttttcaaaatgGATCGAATGTAGTAGGCATAAATGCCCACATGATGCTAGTTTTATCATCCTTGAATGGAAGAAACAAACATTATGTCTATGCTGGATTGTTGGTTGACAAATTTCCAAATTTTAGCCACTAATAGTGGGGGATTTCAGTTCATCACTGCTTAGGTCATGCAGGGCCAACTCTCcactatttttgttttttatttatcaaaGTTTCCATAATTAGGTAGTTTTAATTCCTCACAGGTCAACTCTTTGACCTTGGTGAGTGGGTCATGACATTTAATAGGAAAGAGCCCATCAATTTCACATTTTTCAGTGCAAAGCCCAATTGATACACTAATTATCCtattaaaaaaggaaaatatggCTCATATTGATTATTAAGATGGATTCCAACCAAATAAATGTCTTAGGCATTACGTTTTACAGATTTGCttacctaagggacagttttaagggattgtgagggacaaatgcatctcaaccacatgtattaaatataaaaacataaactataacaacttaaaactgtgcatttattttcagccatcAGAttcatttgtccctcacagtcccttaggtgagcaggcctTTTACGTTTTACTGGTTTTAGCATACTTGGAAAATCTAAAGAGGGGACCggacaaaaaggaaaagaaaaaaggtgcggctattgtcacctTACTAACTACTTTGTTCACCTTACTAACTACTTTATTCACCCTacattctcttctcaccctACACATATTTTTTAGTTTCATGTTTACTTTGCTCACTCATTTGCAGTACCTTAAATACCATTTTCCAATGTAGGGTTTAACTCGAATTCTTTTTCTACTTGGCTTCCTCAGTGTCTCTTTCAATTGTTTTTGGCTTCCTCCTCGTCTCTCTCAGTCAATCTCATGAAGTCTTAGTCAATCAGTCTCACTAGGTTTAACGATGAATGAAAAGATTAAGAATGAAGTTTAAGTACGTACTCTGTAGGggtaataaaaaaaactaactgTAATTTTTAATAAGATATTATCCTTTATTGTAGTTTCATATTAGGATATGTTAGTATTTTAATAAATCAGAAacttgtagggtgaacaaaataGTTAGTAGAGTGGCAATAgctgcaccaaaaaaaaaaaaaaatctaaagaGGCAAATGTCTCCTTTCCAAGAAAAGTTaaatttttgttaatttcaCAAAATTGCAAGCAATTTGCAAAGATGTTGCCGTTTCCTTGATATTGTTTGAATCAAAAACTTAGAAGTTAGAATGATATGTGCATTTTGTTAGACAATGCAATATCATAGAACACTCACCCACCATTGTAAAATTTGAACATGAATTCTTAAACAGACAAAATATATTATTGGAACCAATTAACTAAGTTTATGTATTACGATCACATAAAAATATAGAATCTATAGTCTTGGTTCTACACTTCTACTTGCAAGCTCTAATATTTGTAAGTTTATGGGGACTTGTGTTTTCATTATATATATGGATGTTTCTAGTATTGTATGCACTTTTGATCAGTTTGGTCAAAGAAAACCAATCCCTTAATGTGCAAATTTAATAGGCTTAAGGTCAGGGTTAAGCAAAAGCTGAGATATTCCTTCTCAATTAAGGAACTTAAAACATGTGCCCTTCAGTGTAGCTGAATCAACAAACTATTGAATACATGAATTTGATAGGAATTAAGTTGATTGTTCCACAAGGCAACCTTTGTATTTTCAAACCCTACCAGCTGGGTTGTCCATCATGTTTCCTGAGCCCATGAGTTTTGATAGTTTCAGTTAGTCATAAATCATGACCACTTTTTTCAGCTTGCTTAGCTCAATATTTTATGCAATAATTAATCTAGTGGAAATAAAAGTGTAGCTAGGCTAATGTTGAAACTTTTATGGTGCAAGAAACGTAGTATATACAACTAGTGGGATAAGAACTCCAAACCAATGCAAGAGATGTGAACTTATGAAGTAAGGCAATTACAAATCGAGAGTGTTTTACTCATGGCAAGGGTTGAGACAACAATGATGCAGTAGGAATGAAATATACCAAAGATATTTTCTTGTGTCGTTATAAGAAATTCCGATTGCATCTTCAAAGTAATATGAATATCTTTGCCGGTGGAAGCATATACTAAGACGGTCATGCTCTAGTTTTAGAACGACAGGTCGAACCATGAATACATAAGAAGCAGTCCTCATTCGATAGGTCAAAGACGAAAAAGCTGGACTCATTTTGATGCTAAGACAAACAAATTAGGCAGATGAATGATGGCACTTActaaatctgattcaaaatttAGGGATAAATTTTCTTCA encodes the following:
- the LOC133744870 gene encoding uncharacterized protein LOC133744870, with translation MNNLRLELGMLNCEAVFSAGQFGGLAIFWVDGLDVRFRSKSRHHIDLEITETDGSGLRWRLTCFYGHPMTAQRHCTWSLLRDLSEESQLPWVVVGDFNELLHAQEKEGGDVRREGQMQLFRDALTHSELVDLGFFGAPFTWKVPGMRCPLDRGVAMTSWLDIFPAARVDHLSPIHGDHIPILLGVWQRPMQAVARRRRLFRFESHWTQNEGSMGAVRAGWECRSEGFPMFQAVQKIRNTRYSLNDWQRANYGNRGREIEALRGRLQTLLTLPLTEGNQRESMELSFKLDGLLNDEHAYWKQRAKVTWLKDGDRNSKYFHRKASNRRATEVDHVHMRSVVNLIEPRVTARMNDDLCAEYSAMEIREALFQMYPTKSPGPDVHNPVQVSDLRPIALCNVLYKICSKVVANRLKKILSHLISPFQSAFIPGRLITDNTLIANKVSHYIHTCMSSEGVMSLKLDMSKAYDRMEWKFLEAVLLRFGFAESWVRIIMQCVSTVRYSFLINGQPKGYLTPTRGLRQGDPLSPYLFLLCAEFFSALLDKKASQGLLQGVRVCEGAPVIHHLLFAYDSLLFGVASEEECMHIKSVLKDYELVSGQLVNFSKSNIVFSKKVHLDLQHSLAASLGVEIVAKHEKYLGLPTYVGRSKTETFAFIKERLSKKLEGWQATAASFSSSCWRGIVEAKAVLLRGVRWQVGDGSSIRIWADPWIPRPTLFRPLFRQSSSLSLVSELITASHWDIDTVNHLFDPVDVELILAIPLSSRSIPHRLVWHFDAKGVFTTRFAYVQAIEWLHSPASVSGGLEVSSIWAANVPGKVKVHIWRVCSSILPTVSQLRKKHVFIDEGCLFCNAEEETIEHVSRDCSFVKETLCLCPGLEGQRRKAAREARPWSPPPIGWVKANLDGAFDQYTNCGGLGVIIRDSSGLILGGCCRKVSNVTTPAMVEAFAARLACQFADIMSDEEDASGYGRIVEDISFFQASLSSSYFTHVFRESNSAAHMLAKLALNSSLDLAWSGQFPSSISNFVANHCMN